One stretch of Tenrec ecaudatus isolate mTenEca1 chromosome 18, mTenEca1.hap1, whole genome shotgun sequence DNA includes these proteins:
- the LOC142432568 gene encoding ubiquitin carboxyl-terminal hydrolase 29-like has protein sequence MQPWDGDSGERRLTDSHLVPRKKLKSDGLQCLGSSEKKPLCSEPGGKCVESEGSAFSSPSAGNPGPDEWVDGPQTFSAHSPLASTSEPGSAQNEPPWNESQLPWETPPEQSGQGFPNMGNTCYMNAILQSLFAVPSFAQDLTQQGIPWEMSPAGAFSLRLSQLLVFKDLCDAQTKAEFLVDIQKSISLVSDIYSSNRQNDAQEFLGHCLSQLKEDMAKLKSTGQRVRKTAGAHSLEPQVLAAQAAPRDCACPVRANFEVELQHSIVCQACGAVVCNTEPNNYLSISLPQAHPGAWSLQDSLDFFFRPEELEYKCGNCKYGRSVVIHEVSRLPRVLIVHLKRYTLSASESLVKDKQAVGIPKYLSLSPHCKDDAKVPLILDSHAHAEEHQHLNVSQDRISGATNSSGGCEKYMENKFSGGSQRAVELLQPADRMRHYEDFQPSRPKDLGQAEVCPQLLPQSLNKADTGNTQRRSQ, from the coding sequence ATGCAGCCGTGGGATGGAGACAGCGGGGAGCGCAGGTTGACAGACAGTCACCTGGTCCCCAGGAAGAAGCTCAAGAGCGATGGCCTGCAGTGTCTGGGGAGCAGTGAGAAGAAACCGCTTTGTTCAGAACCAGGAGGAAAGTGTGTGGAGTCAGAAGGTAGCGCATTCAGCAGCCCCTCCGCTGGCAACCCTGGTCCAGATGAGTGGGTTGATGGACCCCAGACATTCTCTGCACACAGCCCTTTGGCATCGACGTCCGAGCCCGGCAGTGCCCAGAATGAACCCCCATGGAATGAGTCCCAGCTACCTTGGGAGACTCCCCCAGAGCAATCAGGGCAAGGTTTCCCCAATATGGGGAACACCTGTTACATGAACGCCATTCTACAGTCCTTGTTTGCAGTGCCATCGTTTGCCCAGGACTTAACCCAGCAAGGAATCCCATGGGAGATGTCTCCCGCAGGAGCCTTCAGCCTGCGCTTGAGCCAGCTGCTGGTGTTCAAAGATCTATGTGACGCACAGACGAAGGCCGAGTTTCTGGTGGATATTCAAAAGTCCATTTCTCTGGTGTCTGACATCTACTCCAGCAACCGGCAGAATGATGCGCAGGAGTTTCTAGGACACTGTTTGAGCCAGCTGAAGGAGGACATGGCAAAGCTGAAGAGCACTGGCCAGAGAGTCAGGAAGACGGCTGGTGCGCACTCTTTAGAGCCTCAGGTGCTGGCTGCTCAGGCTGCCCCGAGAGACTGTGCTTGTCCTGTGAGGGCCAACTTTGAGGTGGAGCTGCAGCATTCCATTGTCTGCCAAGCGTGTGGTGCGGTCGTGTGCAACACAGAACCGAACAACTACCTCTCCATCAGCCTGCCCCAAGCACACCCAGGAGCGTGGTCTCTCCAAGATTCTCTGGACTTCTTCTTCAGACCTGAGGAACTTGAGTACAAGTGTGGGAACTGCAAGTATGGCCGTTCCGTTGTGATCCACGAAGTCAGTAGGCTCCCCAGGGTCCTGATTGTCCACCTGAAACGCTACACGTTAAGTGCTTcagagtccctggtgaaggacaagCAGGCCGTTGGTATTCCCAAATATTTGAGCTTATCACCTCACTGCAAGGACGATGCCAAAGTGCCTCTCATCTTGGACAGCCATGCACACGCTGAGGAACATCAACACCTGAACGTTTCTCAAGACAGAATTTCTGGAGCTACCAACTCCTCGGGTGGCTGTGAAAAGTATATGGAAAACAAGTTCTCCGGTGGATCTCAAAGAGCAGTTGAGCTTCTCCAGCCTGCTGACAGGATGAGACACTATGAGGACTTTCAACCATCACGTCCTAAAGATCTTGGGCAAGCAGAAGTCTGTCCCCAGCTTCTGCCTCAAAGCCTCAACAAGGCAGACACCGGAAACACTCAGAGGAGGAGCCAATGA